A single window of Pseudarthrobacter psychrotolerans DNA harbors:
- a CDS encoding solute carrier family 23 protein has product MSMLGMKWKLHGTGKSIKPGHVVAPDERLAWPLTIGVGMQHVVAMFGATFLVPIITGMPPATTLFFSGIGTLLFLVITKGRVPSYLGSSFAFIAPIMASQQQFGVPGALGGVVLAGVALALIGAIVQKFGAGWINRLMPPIVTGAIVALIGLNLAPAAKMNFDAAPVTAVITLATIILVSVLFRGIVGRLSILVGVVVGYLVAMLRGEVSYEKMEAAAWIGLPHFQTPEFHVGVLGLFVPVVLVLVAENIGHVKSVAAMTGQNLDGVSGRALMADGAATVLAGLGGGSGTTTYAENIGVMAATKVYSTAAYWVAGVFAIVLSFSPKFGELIATVPPGVLGGAATMLYGMIGILGVKIWVQNKVNFSNPVNLTTAAVALIIGIADYTWTIGDLTFTGIALGSAAALVIYHGMKAIAKARGSVAEPETEQAGLPPAAKAAINAAAKRMPKKR; this is encoded by the coding sequence ATGAGCATGCTCGGAATGAAATGGAAGCTCCACGGCACCGGCAAATCGATTAAGCCCGGCCACGTGGTTGCACCGGATGAGCGGCTGGCCTGGCCCCTGACCATCGGCGTAGGCATGCAGCACGTCGTGGCCATGTTCGGAGCCACCTTCCTGGTTCCCATCATCACCGGGATGCCGCCGGCCACCACCCTTTTCTTCTCCGGCATCGGCACGCTGCTGTTCCTGGTCATCACCAAGGGGCGAGTGCCCAGCTACCTCGGCTCCAGCTTCGCGTTCATCGCGCCCATCATGGCGTCCCAGCAGCAGTTCGGCGTGCCCGGCGCGCTGGGCGGAGTGGTGCTCGCCGGCGTCGCACTGGCCCTGATCGGTGCGATCGTGCAGAAGTTCGGTGCAGGCTGGATCAACCGGCTGATGCCGCCTATCGTCACCGGCGCCATTGTGGCGCTGATCGGCCTGAACCTTGCCCCCGCGGCGAAGATGAACTTCGACGCCGCACCGGTCACCGCCGTTATCACGCTGGCCACCATCATCCTGGTGAGCGTTCTTTTCCGCGGAATCGTCGGCCGGCTCAGCATCCTGGTTGGCGTGGTGGTGGGCTACCTCGTGGCCATGCTGCGCGGCGAAGTGAGCTACGAAAAAATGGAGGCCGCCGCCTGGATCGGCCTGCCGCACTTCCAGACCCCCGAGTTCCATGTGGGCGTGCTTGGCCTCTTCGTCCCCGTGGTGCTGGTCCTCGTAGCCGAGAACATCGGGCATGTGAAGTCCGTGGCGGCCATGACCGGCCAGAACCTCGACGGCGTCTCCGGCCGCGCGCTGATGGCGGACGGTGCCGCCACGGTCCTCGCCGGCCTGGGCGGCGGCTCCGGCACCACCACGTACGCGGAGAACATCGGCGTTATGGCGGCCACCAAGGTCTATTCGACGGCGGCGTACTGGGTTGCCGGTGTCTTCGCCATTGTGCTGAGCTTCTCGCCGAAATTCGGCGAATTAATTGCCACGGTCCCGCCGGGCGTGCTGGGCGGCGCCGCCACCATGCTGTACGGCATGATCGGCATCCTGGGCGTGAAGATCTGGGTGCAGAACAAGGTGAACTTCTCCAACCCGGTGAACCTGACCACCGCAGCCGTCGCGCTGATCATCGGCATCGCCGATTACACCTGGACCATCGGGGACCTGACCTTCACCGGCATCGCCCTCGGCTCAGCCGCTGCCCTGGTGATTTACCACGGCATGAAAGCCATCGCGAAGGCGCGCGGCTCGGTGGCGGAACCGGAAACGGAGCAGGCGGGCCTGCCACCGGCTGCAAAGGCGGCCATCAACGCCGCCGCGAAACGCATGCCGAAGAAGCGCTGA
- a CDS encoding DUF6328 family protein, with amino-acid sequence MSDVQDFTGSTGRSETREEQLDRNWAELLQELRVLQTGVQILAGFLLTLPFQQRFEGLDDFQVGLYLVNVVMATLTTAFILLPVSVHRRLFRQRLKETLVSSADTITKIALAGVGMLSVGTATLVFDVTAGRTAGLTAGGILLAVLLVLLIYVPLRLNRRAAER; translated from the coding sequence ATGTCTGATGTGCAGGACTTCACCGGAAGCACCGGGCGGAGTGAGACCCGGGAAGAGCAGCTGGACCGCAACTGGGCCGAGTTGCTGCAAGAACTCAGGGTGCTGCAGACCGGAGTCCAGATCCTTGCCGGTTTCCTCCTAACGCTCCCGTTCCAGCAGCGGTTCGAGGGCCTGGACGATTTCCAGGTGGGCCTCTACCTCGTCAACGTGGTGATGGCGACGCTGACCACCGCCTTTATCCTCCTTCCCGTCAGCGTCCACCGCCGGCTCTTCCGCCAACGCCTCAAGGAAACCTTGGTCTCCAGCGCTGACACCATTACCAAGATCGCACTGGCCGGCGTGGGGATGCTTAGTGTCGGGACAGCCACCCTGGTCTTTGATGTGACCGCCGGCCGCACCGCCGGCCTGACCGCCGGCGGAATCCTGCTGGCGGTCCTCCTGGTGCTGCTGATCTACGTCCCGTTGCGGCTCAACAGGCGCGCAGCGGAACGGTAA
- the pgm gene encoding phosphoglucomutase (alpha-D-glucose-1,6-bisphosphate-dependent), with the protein MASRAGTVAQPQDLVDITALLDAYYDITPDLGDPGQRVAFGTSGHRGSSLKASFNEKHILAITQAIVEYRAGQGITGPLFLAKDTHALSEPAQNSALEVLAANGVHVLIDARHGYTPTPALSHAILTYNNNRQPGTPEADGIVVTPSHNPPGDGGFKYNPPHGGPADSDATGWIANRANELLENDLRGVKRIPVSDALAADSTGKFDFLSSYVDDLPSVLNLDAIREAGVRIGADPMGGAAVDYWGEIGERHHLDLTVVNPTVDPQWAFMTLDWDEKIRMDCSSPFAMASLINRMSDGGSSAAFDIATGNDADADRHGIVTPLVDGVGGLMNPNHYLAVAIDYLYRNRSGWNPNSVVGKTLVSSSIIDRVAESLGRKLVEVPVGFKWFVPGLLSGEGAFGGEESAGASFNKLDGSVWTTDKDGILLALLASEITAVTGKSPSQLYKGLTDQFGAPVYARIDAAATREQKAALGKLSPSDVTATELAGETITAKLTEAPGNGASIGGLKVVTENAWFAARPSGTEDVYKIYAESFKGEEHLKQVQAEAKALVDGVIA; encoded by the coding sequence ATGGCTAGCCGCGCGGGCACAGTTGCCCAACCCCAGGACCTTGTTGACATCACTGCGCTCCTCGACGCGTATTACGACATCACGCCGGATCTGGGTGATCCCGGCCAGCGCGTGGCGTTCGGCACTTCCGGGCACCGCGGCTCGAGCCTCAAGGCGTCGTTCAACGAAAAACACATCCTCGCGATCACACAGGCAATCGTGGAATACCGCGCCGGGCAAGGCATCACCGGCCCGCTTTTCCTGGCGAAGGACACCCACGCCCTCAGCGAGCCGGCGCAGAACTCCGCCCTCGAGGTCCTCGCCGCCAACGGTGTGCACGTGCTGATCGACGCGCGGCACGGCTACACCCCCACCCCGGCGCTGAGCCACGCCATCCTCACGTACAACAACAACCGCCAGCCCGGCACTCCTGAGGCGGACGGCATTGTGGTCACACCCAGCCACAACCCGCCCGGAGACGGCGGCTTCAAGTACAACCCTCCGCACGGCGGCCCGGCCGATTCCGACGCCACGGGCTGGATCGCCAACCGCGCGAACGAACTCCTGGAAAACGACCTGCGGGGCGTGAAGCGCATCCCCGTCTCCGACGCCCTCGCAGCGGACAGCACCGGCAAGTTCGATTTCCTCAGCAGCTACGTTGACGACCTCCCGTCCGTATTGAACCTGGACGCCATCCGCGAGGCCGGCGTACGCATCGGCGCCGACCCCATGGGCGGTGCCGCAGTGGACTACTGGGGCGAGATCGGCGAGCGCCACCACCTGGACCTGACCGTGGTGAACCCCACCGTGGATCCGCAGTGGGCGTTTATGACCCTGGACTGGGACGAGAAGATCCGGATGGACTGCTCCTCGCCGTTCGCGATGGCCTCCCTGATCAACAGGATGTCCGACGGCGGCAGTTCAGCCGCGTTCGACATCGCCACCGGCAATGACGCCGACGCCGACCGGCACGGAATCGTGACACCTCTTGTCGACGGGGTGGGTGGCCTGATGAACCCGAACCACTACCTCGCCGTCGCCATCGATTACCTCTACCGCAACCGCAGCGGCTGGAACCCCAACTCGGTGGTGGGCAAGACCCTGGTCTCGTCCTCCATCATCGACCGCGTGGCGGAAAGCCTGGGCCGCAAACTGGTTGAGGTCCCCGTGGGCTTCAAGTGGTTTGTGCCGGGACTGCTGTCCGGCGAAGGCGCGTTCGGCGGCGAGGAATCTGCCGGCGCATCCTTTAACAAGCTGGACGGCAGCGTCTGGACCACCGACAAGGACGGCATCCTGCTGGCACTCCTGGCCTCGGAGATCACCGCCGTCACTGGCAAGTCCCCGTCCCAGCTGTACAAGGGCCTGACGGACCAGTTCGGCGCCCCGGTCTACGCGCGCATCGATGCAGCAGCCACGCGTGAGCAGAAGGCGGCACTCGGCAAGCTCTCGCCGTCGGACGTCACTGCAACGGAACTGGCCGGCGAAACCATCACTGCCAAGCTGACCGAGGCGCCCGGCAACGGCGCGTCCATCGGCGGACTCAAGGTGGTCACGGAGAACGCTTGGTTCGCCGCGCGCCCGTCCGGGACCGAGGATGTCTACAAGATCTACGCCGAGTCCTTCAAGGGCGAGGAGCACCTGAAGCAGGTCCAGGCGGAAGCCAAGGCGCTGGTGGACGGCGTCATCGCCTAG
- a CDS encoding rhodanese-like domain-containing protein translates to MSDFDSVPVNDVPADALILDVREDYEWVAGHAEDALHIPLDQLPARLGELDPDQDVYVICRTGGRSFRAAQWLTGQGYTAINVAGGMDQWLESGKPLVSDNGLKPLVL, encoded by the coding sequence ATGAGCGATTTCGATTCTGTGCCTGTCAACGACGTCCCGGCCGACGCCTTGATTCTGGACGTCCGCGAAGACTACGAATGGGTAGCCGGACATGCCGAGGACGCTCTGCATATCCCTCTTGATCAGCTTCCGGCGCGGCTTGGCGAACTGGACCCGGACCAGGACGTTTACGTCATCTGCCGCACGGGCGGACGGTCCTTCCGTGCTGCGCAATGGCTCACCGGGCAGGGCTATACCGCCATCAATGTGGCAGGCGGAATGGACCAGTGGCTCGAGTCCGGCAAGCCGCTCGTGTCCGATAACGGCCTCAAGCCCCTCGTTCTGTAG
- a CDS encoding GAF and ANTAR domain-containing protein, protein MAAETPGEPGWASLPDPQDVVFDSTDVEDFLVAVTREFMRDIDGDSRGISWAVTFFRPGSARTAAAGSSGARAADEEQCSFADGPVLEALREGDFVHVADVARDRRWPGYASAAADHGVGALLSMPIMAAAGWRAALSLYASSPHAFTSEDITRTRRYARQVARSLQMAVRVAERAEAEAQLAVAQSSMVLMDLAVSILMSDYGLGHEAALQYLRTVSRHANQGLHQTALNIAAASRPGAAEPGQENAGFRGLADIETPSLSEGPYKTGSTA, encoded by the coding sequence ATGGCCGCGGAGACCCCGGGGGAGCCTGGCTGGGCATCGCTTCCCGACCCCCAGGATGTGGTGTTCGACAGCACGGATGTCGAGGACTTCCTTGTTGCGGTCACCCGCGAGTTCATGCGCGACATCGATGGCGATTCCCGCGGTATCAGCTGGGCTGTCACCTTCTTCCGCCCCGGCTCCGCGCGGACCGCCGCCGCCGGCAGTTCCGGGGCCCGGGCCGCTGACGAAGAACAGTGCTCGTTTGCGGACGGACCTGTGCTGGAAGCCCTGCGCGAAGGCGACTTTGTGCATGTGGCCGACGTCGCCCGCGACCGGCGGTGGCCAGGCTACGCCAGCGCTGCCGCGGACCACGGCGTCGGGGCGCTGTTGTCGATGCCGATCATGGCTGCGGCAGGATGGCGTGCCGCGCTGAGCCTCTACGCTTCCAGCCCCCATGCTTTCACCAGCGAAGACATCACCAGGACGCGCCGGTATGCGCGGCAAGTGGCCCGGTCTCTGCAGATGGCGGTACGTGTGGCCGAACGGGCTGAAGCCGAGGCACAGCTGGCCGTAGCGCAGAGCTCCATGGTGCTGATGGACCTGGCCGTCAGCATTTTGATGTCCGACTACGGGCTCGGCCATGAGGCGGCCCTGCAGTACCTCCGGACCGTCTCGAGGCATGCCAACCAGGGGCTGCACCAGACGGCCCTGAATATTGCGGCTGCCTCGCGCCCCGGCGCGGCGGAGCCCGGCCAGGAAAATGCCGGCTTCAGAGGGCTCGCTGACATTGAAACGCCTTCCCTCAGCGAGGGACCCTACAAAACAGGGAGCACGGCATGA
- a CDS encoding DUF4190 domain-containing protein gives MTDQPTPRRDSPGSGAQEPGDSPAGYEPPQFVPPQGPSIPAPPLYDQNQYGQNQYGQPGDPYGAAYAQPASPYGQGASPYGQPAYGQPAYGQPSYYGMPQQPKGLSIASMVLGISSVILGWFMIPQIAAIITGHLALRREPSGKGMSITGLVLGYLCLLGYGAFWLVLIIGLMTYRSTYGY, from the coding sequence ATGACTGACCAGCCCACTCCACGCCGTGATTCGCCAGGGTCCGGCGCCCAGGAACCAGGCGATTCGCCGGCAGGATACGAGCCGCCGCAGTTTGTGCCGCCGCAGGGTCCCAGCATCCCGGCTCCACCTCTGTACGACCAGAATCAGTATGGCCAGAACCAGTACGGCCAGCCGGGCGATCCGTACGGCGCGGCATATGCCCAGCCAGCGAGCCCTTACGGCCAAGGCGCCAGCCCTTATGGCCAGCCGGCGTACGGGCAACCCGCCTACGGCCAGCCCTCTTATTACGGCATGCCGCAGCAGCCCAAGGGCCTGAGCATCGCCAGCATGGTCCTCGGCATTTCCTCGGTCATCCTTGGCTGGTTCATGATTCCGCAGATAGCCGCAATCATCACCGGCCATCTGGCCCTCCGCCGCGAACCGTCGGGCAAGGGCATGTCCATCACCGGGCTGGTCCTGGGCTACCTTTGCCTGCTGGGGTACGGAGCGTTCTGGCTGGTCCTCATTATCGGGCTGATGACGTACAGGTCCACCTACGGGTACTGA
- a CDS encoding SGNH/GDSL hydrolase family protein: MNVWKQDNAARNAPGGPPPHPWHRLVALGDSFTEGIGDPEPRSEGGLRGWADRVAEELSANQPDFAYANLAVRGLMLQQIFDQQLAAAVALKPDLVTLSAGGNDIVFRRSDPDRLAEKIDDGVGQLARSGATVVLFAGPDWGATPVFSQIRGKVAIFNENLHTVAARHDAVMVDLWFLRELSNPGMWDPDRLHFSSLGHHTIAAAVLKALGVPHTLEPLEPKPPLPHSWKEARTEDLIWAREYLVPWVIRQLRHPPEAELTAKRPEPRPVFGIGTPPGPFIGGGHAA; the protein is encoded by the coding sequence ATGAACGTCTGGAAACAGGACAATGCAGCCCGGAACGCCCCTGGGGGGCCTCCGCCCCACCCGTGGCACCGCCTCGTGGCACTGGGTGATTCGTTCACCGAGGGAATCGGGGATCCCGAGCCGCGCAGCGAGGGTGGTTTGCGCGGCTGGGCGGACCGCGTGGCCGAGGAACTCAGCGCGAACCAGCCAGATTTCGCGTATGCCAACCTTGCCGTCCGGGGACTGATGCTGCAGCAGATCTTCGATCAACAGCTTGCCGCGGCAGTCGCCCTGAAACCTGACCTGGTCACGCTCTCCGCCGGCGGTAACGACATTGTTTTTCGGCGCAGCGATCCTGACCGGCTCGCAGAAAAGATCGACGACGGGGTGGGGCAACTGGCAAGGTCCGGCGCCACCGTGGTCCTCTTTGCCGGGCCGGACTGGGGTGCGACGCCGGTTTTCAGCCAGATCCGCGGCAAAGTGGCCATCTTCAACGAGAACCTTCACACGGTGGCCGCCCGCCACGACGCGGTCATGGTTGACCTGTGGTTCCTGCGCGAACTGTCGAACCCGGGCATGTGGGATCCGGACCGGCTGCACTTCTCGTCGCTGGGGCACCACACCATCGCCGCGGCCGTGCTGAAGGCCTTGGGTGTCCCGCACACGCTGGAGCCGTTGGAGCCCAAGCCACCGCTGCCCCACAGTTGGAAGGAAGCCAGGACCGAGGACCTCATCTGGGCGCGGGAATACCTGGTTCCGTGGGTGATCCGGCAACTGAGGCACCCGCCAGAAGCGGAGCTGACTGCCAAACGTCCCGAGCCGCGGCCGGTTTTCGGCATCGGAACTCCGCCGGGACCATTTATCGGCGGCGGTCACGCAGCCTGA
- a CDS encoding malonic semialdehyde reductase: MTIAHEEAVIDSAAVDAIFAEARTANSFTGEVTEDQARAIYELTKFGPTAFNSQPLRVTYVRSDEARATLVDTLANGNKAKTASAPLVAVLSYDTAWAEQWDNFLPEYNAPKAMYDAAPDLAASTGNNNAHLQAGYFILAVRSIGLAAGPMTGADFGAIDAAFFPAGDQKSFLVVNIGQAGEDAWGAAKPKFSYEDVVRTV; the protein is encoded by the coding sequence ATGACTATTGCCCACGAAGAAGCGGTTATCGATTCGGCCGCCGTCGACGCCATTTTTGCCGAGGCCCGCACGGCCAACTCCTTCACCGGCGAGGTGACCGAGGACCAGGCCCGCGCCATCTACGAACTGACCAAGTTCGGCCCCACGGCTTTCAACTCCCAGCCCCTCCGCGTGACCTACGTCCGCTCTGACGAGGCCCGCGCCACGCTCGTTGACACCCTGGCCAACGGCAACAAGGCCAAGACCGCCTCCGCACCGCTGGTTGCCGTCCTCAGCTACGACACCGCCTGGGCCGAGCAGTGGGACAACTTCCTCCCCGAGTACAACGCTCCGAAGGCCATGTACGACGCCGCCCCGGACCTCGCCGCGTCCACCGGCAACAACAACGCCCACCTGCAGGCCGGCTACTTCATCCTGGCCGTCCGGTCCATCGGCCTCGCCGCGGGCCCAATGACCGGAGCCGACTTCGGTGCCATCGACGCCGCGTTCTTCCCGGCCGGCGACCAGAAGAGCTTCCTGGTGGTCAACATCGGCCAGGCCGGCGAAGACGCCTGGGGTGCAGCGAAGCCCAAGTTCAGCTACGAGGACGTTGTCCGCACCGTCTAA
- a CDS encoding DUF6766 family protein: MRKWVKEHGLLLANAGLFLAFFVGMILSGAAAYSEDQTTHGQPGVTVLEYLSTGDFVEATFENWESEFLQMAMYVILTVFLFQKGSSESKPMGKTAPQDQDPRDATIKDSTPWPVKRGGLVLKLYEHSLSILLLLLFLASFSLHAAGGAAAYSEEQQSHGQPTVTMLQYLATSRFWFESFQNWQSEFLSVAVLVGASVYLREKGSPESKPVAEPNYETGT; the protein is encoded by the coding sequence ATGCGCAAGTGGGTCAAGGAACACGGGCTTTTGCTCGCCAACGCCGGACTGTTCCTGGCGTTTTTCGTTGGCATGATCCTCTCCGGCGCCGCGGCGTACAGCGAGGACCAGACGACCCACGGGCAGCCGGGAGTCACGGTCCTGGAATACCTGTCCACCGGCGATTTTGTCGAAGCCACGTTTGAAAACTGGGAATCCGAGTTTCTGCAGATGGCCATGTACGTGATCCTGACCGTCTTCCTTTTCCAGAAGGGCTCCTCCGAATCCAAGCCGATGGGAAAGACTGCACCGCAGGACCAGGATCCGCGTGATGCCACCATCAAGGACTCCACGCCATGGCCGGTGAAGCGGGGCGGCCTGGTCCTGAAGCTGTATGAACACTCGCTGTCCATCCTCCTGCTGCTGCTGTTTCTTGCCTCCTTCAGCCTGCACGCCGCCGGCGGCGCGGCGGCCTACAGCGAGGAGCAACAAAGTCACGGCCAGCCCACCGTCACCATGCTGCAGTACTTGGCCACCAGCCGGTTCTGGTTCGAGTCCTTCCAGAACTGGCAAAGTGAATTCCTCTCCGTGGCCGTCCTGGTGGGCGCCTCGGTCTACCTCCGCGAGAAGGGTTCACCGGAGTCCAAGCCGGTGGCCGAGCCGAACTACGAGACCGGAACCTGA
- a CDS encoding nuclease-related domain-containing protein — protein MAAGDGAAEQSRLAAERVQRLKRQLDLAERATKSWDAGVVGERLVTDRLSGLIPHGWYLLNDVHWPGRPKANLDHVLVGPGGVVVVDAKNWTGEVTVSAGVLWQGRFARTQSVDGALAQCAAVASVLAPPHRRFVRPLICLAGQPDLFGITNSDVAVAGVDHVVAAVLALPPVLDQQTVVGLYAHLGEQLAQDPAAEGPAQDSLTAKPLTAKPPSAKSSTTRLPTAKPVAGRTPAAGPAVAGPARSGQAGGRQGPRQLTHGPGRGARSGAGSGGAARSRNSRAQQHAAGGMTRLMFLAAFVVFAVYVLPYWGR, from the coding sequence ATGGCGGCAGGGGACGGCGCGGCAGAGCAGTCGAGGCTGGCTGCAGAACGCGTGCAGCGACTGAAACGCCAACTCGATCTGGCCGAGCGTGCCACGAAGTCGTGGGACGCCGGTGTCGTGGGCGAGCGGCTCGTGACGGACCGGCTGAGCGGGCTTATTCCGCACGGCTGGTACCTGCTGAACGACGTCCACTGGCCCGGGCGGCCCAAAGCCAACCTTGACCATGTGCTGGTGGGTCCCGGCGGCGTGGTGGTGGTCGATGCCAAGAACTGGACCGGCGAGGTCACTGTCTCGGCCGGGGTCCTGTGGCAGGGCCGTTTTGCCAGGACGCAGTCCGTGGACGGGGCATTGGCGCAGTGCGCCGCCGTCGCGTCCGTGCTGGCGCCGCCCCACCGGCGGTTCGTCCGCCCGTTGATCTGCCTCGCCGGTCAGCCTGACCTCTTCGGCATCACCAATTCCGACGTCGCCGTAGCGGGCGTCGACCACGTTGTTGCTGCCGTCTTGGCGTTGCCTCCGGTCCTCGACCAGCAGACGGTGGTGGGCCTTTATGCGCACCTCGGCGAACAACTGGCGCAGGACCCGGCGGCGGAGGGGCCGGCTCAGGATTCGCTGACCGCGAAGCCACTGACTGCCAAGCCACCGTCCGCCAAGTCATCGACCACGAGGTTACCGACCGCGAAGCCGGTGGCTGGACGGACGCCGGCGGCTGGGCCGGCGGTCGCCGGGCCGGCGCGGTCCGGGCAGGCTGGAGGCCGGCAGGGGCCCCGGCAACTCACCCACGGTCCCGGCCGAGGGGCGCGTAGTGGGGCCGGAAGCGGCGGTGCGGCACGCAGCAGGAATTCGAGGGCACAGCAACATGCCGCCGGTGGAATGACCCGGTTGATGTTCCTGGCCGCTTTTGTGGTCTTTGCCGTTTACGTGCTGCCGTATTGGGGGCGGTAG
- a CDS encoding amidase, whose protein sequence is MPAAQATGSTADIHELTAVQLRDALRAGELSARDATRHFLARIADQNPLLGAFVTVTAELAMADAAAADARYVRFRKDVGTDSVGVSGASTDGLPLLHGMPVAFKDLTDVAGVVTTHGSAALDHKPAPADGTLAAVLKAAGVVSLGKTQVPEFGLTAYSENRIAPPSRNPHAPSRSSGGSSGGSAAAVAAGLLPFAPGTDGGGSVRIPAAACGLVGLKPGRGVVPSGESSGDPARLVVAGPLARSAADAALLMDALVPSRDNSYLDAAGHEPRPLRIGMSLDSPWSTTFPFTTETEALAALQTGSDMLEHAGHAVSEAAIRYDNRYPDAFTTAWTAAIGTARISPHREALLAPLTRTFRRRAQQRSAAKLNESLAFLRQFERDTITQYGGWDLMLMPALAQTPRPVGWFTGATHGDEPWPAAEWPWDADGDYRRQCEFAPWSSMVNVCGLPAITIPVYWTGGQPAHGLPMGIQLVGPAGSELLLLQVAAQLGF, encoded by the coding sequence TTGCCAGCTGCGCAGGCCACCGGTTCCACCGCTGACATCCACGAACTGACCGCCGTCCAACTGCGGGATGCGCTCCGCGCAGGCGAGCTTTCAGCGCGGGACGCTACTAGACATTTCCTGGCCCGGATTGCAGACCAGAATCCGTTGCTGGGCGCCTTTGTCACGGTCACGGCAGAGCTGGCGATGGCCGATGCAGCCGCCGCCGATGCCCGGTACGTCCGGTTCCGCAAAGACGTCGGAACCGACTCCGTGGGGGTCTCCGGGGCCAGCACGGACGGACTGCCGCTCCTGCATGGCATGCCGGTGGCGTTCAAGGACCTGACCGACGTCGCCGGCGTGGTGACCACTCACGGCAGCGCTGCCCTTGACCACAAACCGGCACCCGCCGACGGCACCCTGGCCGCAGTCCTCAAGGCCGCTGGCGTTGTCTCATTGGGTAAGACGCAGGTTCCGGAGTTTGGACTCACGGCATACAGCGAGAACCGCATCGCACCGCCGTCGCGCAATCCGCATGCCCCGAGCCGGAGTTCCGGCGGTTCCTCCGGGGGCAGCGCTGCCGCGGTGGCGGCGGGCCTGCTTCCGTTCGCGCCAGGGACCGACGGCGGAGGTTCGGTCCGTATCCCGGCCGCCGCCTGCGGCCTGGTGGGTCTCAAACCCGGCCGTGGTGTGGTGCCGTCCGGCGAAAGTTCCGGCGATCCCGCCCGTCTGGTGGTGGCGGGGCCCCTGGCCCGCAGCGCAGCCGACGCGGCCCTGCTGATGGATGCCCTGGTGCCGTCTCGTGACAACAGTTATCTCGACGCTGCGGGACACGAACCGCGCCCGCTGCGCATCGGCATGTCCCTGGACAGCCCCTGGTCCACCACCTTCCCGTTCACGACGGAGACGGAAGCCCTGGCGGCATTGCAGACGGGCAGCGACATGCTGGAACATGCCGGGCACGCCGTCAGCGAAGCCGCCATCCGCTACGACAACCGCTACCCGGACGCGTTCACCACAGCGTGGACGGCCGCCATCGGAACCGCCCGGATCAGTCCGCACCGCGAAGCGCTTCTGGCCCCGCTGACCCGCACTTTCAGGCGCCGGGCCCAACAGCGCAGCGCAGCAAAGCTCAACGAATCACTGGCGTTCCTCCGGCAATTCGAACGTGACACCATCACGCAGTACGGTGGCTGGGACCTGATGCTGATGCCGGCCCTGGCGCAGACGCCCCGCCCGGTGGGCTGGTTTACCGGCGCCACGCACGGCGACGAACCGTGGCCGGCCGCAGAATGGCCCTGGGACGCCGACGGCGACTACCGCAGGCAGTGCGAATTCGCGCCGTGGTCCTCCATGGTGAACGTCTGCGGCCTGCCGGCCATCACGATTCCCGTGTACTGGACCGGCGGGCAACCCGCACATGGCCTGCCGATGGGAATCCAGCTCGTGGGGCCAGCGGGATCGGAACTGCTCCTGCTCCAGGTGGCGGCCCAGCTCGGCTTCTGA